One window of Leguminivora glycinivorella isolate SPB_JAAS2020 chromosome 9, LegGlyc_1.1, whole genome shotgun sequence genomic DNA carries:
- the LOC125229628 gene encoding cytochrome c oxidase assembly factor 5: MVVFAPDEIGLADKSPCAGIRADLKMCLLNTDCCKKGKKTPRECLKSGDVGDECLQLRQAFFECKRSLLDNRRRFRGHRGY, from the exons ATGGTTGTTTTCGCTCCAGATGAAATAGGACTAGCCGACAAGTCTCCCTGTGCTGGCATCAGAGCTGATCTCAAGATGTGTTTGTTAAATACGGATTGCTGCAAAAAG GGCAAAAAAACACCGCGAGAATGTTTAAAGTCAGGGGACGTCGGAGACGAATGCCTGCAACTGCGACAGGCCTTCTTTGAGTGCAAACGATCCTTA CTGGACAATAGAAGACGATTTCGAGGGCACCGAGGATACTGA